One window from the genome of Solea solea chromosome 13, fSolSol10.1, whole genome shotgun sequence encodes:
- the ing4 gene encoding inhibitor of growth protein 4 — MAAGMYLEHYLDSIENLPFELQRNFNLMRDLDQRTEDLKGQIDSLAKEYTANARTLSSEQKLSILRQIQQSYSKCKEFGDDKVQLAMQTYEMVDKHIRRLDTDLARFEADLKEKQIESTDYDSTSSKGKKGDSRQKEKKSAKTRSKVKSSDEDGSPKTAQKKVKLLQPGEFNNPSANFGNVHPSDVLDMPVDPNEPTYCLCHQVSYGEMIGCDNTDCSIEWFHFACVGLTTKPRGKWYCPRCSQDRKRK; from the exons ATGGCGGCGGGGATGTATTTGGAGCATTACTTGGACA GTATTGAAAACCTGCCTTTCGAGCTGCAGAGAAACTTCAATCTGATGAGAGACTTAGATCAACGCACAGAGG ATCTAAAAGGACAGATAGACTCTCTGGCGAAAGAATACACAGCCAATGCTCGGACTCTTTCCTCTGAACAAAAGCTGTCGATACTGAGGCAGATTCAGCAGTCTTACAGCAAATGCAAAGAGTTTGGAGATGATAAGGTTCAACTGGCCATGCAGACCTATGAAATG GTTGACAAGCACATTAGACGTCTTGACACAGACCTTGCACGTTTTGAGGCTGACTTGAAGGAAAAGCAGATTGAGAGCACAGACTATGATTCCACCTCCAgtaagggaaaaaaag GAGATTCCAGACAGAAGGAAAAGAAGTCAGCTAAAACAAGGTCTAAAGTGAAGAGTTCAGATGAAGATGGTAGTCCCAAAACTGCACAGAAGAAAGTAAAACTTCTTCAGCC AGGAGAATTCAACAACCCTTCCGCTAACTTTGGGAATGTGCATCCATCTGATGTGCTGGACATGCCGGTGGACCCCAACGAACCTACATACTGTCTGTGTCATCAAGTGTCCTACGGCGAGATGATCGGCTGTGACAACACGGAT tGCTCCATTGAGTGGTTCCATTTTGCGTGCGTGGGCCTGACGACAAAACCAAGAGGAAAATG GTATTGTCCAAGATGCTCccaagacagaaagagaaaataa